In the Cetobacterium ceti genome, ATTTACACATATACAAAGAAATTTCTATGGTCATTTAAACTAAAGATGATATATCCAAGTATTTTTATAACTTATTCAGGTCTTTTTATGGTAAGTATAACAGCAAAATATTTTGATATGTTTTATATAGGACAATTGGCATTTTGGTTTGGATTATTTTCATTTATTTTATTTTTACCATTTGTTTTATTTAGAGTATTTAAATATAAAGATTTAACAGAAAAAGAAATTCCTACCCTTGGAAATTTATGTGCCCCTGGAGCTATGGGAGTAATTGGTTACTTAACAGTATTTCATGATATTAATATGTATATGGTTGTATTTTTATTGACAATTAGTACTTTTATATATTTTATGGTTTTAGGAATAATTGGTAAACTTATTAAAGTACCTTTTAATTATAATTTTTCATCTTTTACATTTCCAATGTTAATTTGTCCCCTAGGAAGTAAAGTAGCCTATGAATATCTATCAAAATTAAGTGATTTTTCAAATTTTGGGTTGTTAATAAAAGGTCAAGAAATAATTGGATTTATAATTTTAATATATATTTCAGTTAGATATTTTATAAGTATCTACTTAAAAGATTAAGTTATATTGTAAATTATAAAAATAAATTAATAATTTTTAGCAGTAAAAATTCATTGTAATTTTACTGCTTTTTTTTATGAATTTTTACCATTTTTTTACTTTGGTTTGAGATAATCATCTTGAGGTGATTATTATGAGAAAAAAATTAGGATATTTAATTGGTAAAATATTTTTAGATAGAAAAAACAAAAAAACTCCAAAGGGTAAAAAAGTACTTATTAATGATTGTCAAAAAATAGGAAATTATATTTTTAAAACTCCTCTTATTAAAGGTTTAGGAGAAGCTGGATATGAAGTATATATTTTAGGAAGTAAATATACTTTGGAAATGGCTAGGGAAAATCCCTATATTAAAGATGTAATAATTGATAACTCCTATAGAAAAAAATCCACAGATATTTTTAGAAATATTAAAACTGGATTTAAATATAGAAATAAATTTGATTATTATATTGAAATGGTAGGAAGTATATATTTAAGAGAAATTATTCTTATGAAACTTTTAAACCCTAGAATGATTATCGGTATGAAAAGAAAATTTGGAAAAATATTAAAGATGATAGATGTAGTTATAAATCCTCAAAAACATATTAGAGAAAATGGTATTGAAGTTTTAAAATATTTTAATATTAAAGAACCTAATTTAAATTATGATATTCACCTTAATAGAGATCATAAGTATTCTAAATTAATAAAAAGAAAACCACTTGTTTTATATAATGGAACTGCTTCTACAAAATCAAGAAGTATAGAGGAAAATGTAGAGAAAAGGTTAATTGAAAAACTAAGAAAAATTTCATGGATAGATTTTAGAAAAATAGAAAGAGAAAAATCAATATTAGATTTATGTGGACTAATTTCCCAAAGTGATTTATTATTAACTGTAGATACAGGAACTTCCCATATAGGATCTGGATTTAATATTCCAATTATTATAGATAGATGTGATGAACAAGTTTATCCGAAGAGTTCTATAGTATTAGAAAAAGATTTTAATGATGAAAATATAGATAAATATGTGGAAGATATTTTAAGAAGCCTGTATGAGATAGCAATATAAAAATAGGGGGAATTAAATGGAAATAGTAATTAAAAAATTCAATGAATTAGCTTTAGAGGAATTA is a window encoding:
- a CDS encoding TDT family transporter — its product is MINKIIENNSMAAYDFVSCFFIESMIEYKKILFYILKGETNNMSSKIKKLPLATSELMLGFGVGGFLLNSYSQVLSKAFGFITLILFLNIFSKLLLDNKGVKKDLNNPLIASIFPSFFMGGMILTTYLQKYIGGGALILWEVLVLSHFLFIYTYTKKFLWSFKLKMIYPSIFITYSGLFMVSITAKYFDMFYIGQLAFWFGLFSFILFLPFVLFRVFKYKDLTEKEIPTLGNLCAPGAMGVIGYLTVFHDINMYMVVFLLTISTFIYFMVLGIIGKLIKVPFNYNFSSFTFPMLICPLGSKVAYEYLSKLSDFSNFGLLIKGQEIIGFIILIYISVRYFISIYLKD
- a CDS encoding glycosyltransferase family 9 protein, yielding MRKKLGYLIGKIFLDRKNKKTPKGKKVLINDCQKIGNYIFKTPLIKGLGEAGYEVYILGSKYTLEMARENPYIKDVIIDNSYRKKSTDIFRNIKTGFKYRNKFDYYIEMVGSIYLREIILMKLLNPRMIIGMKRKFGKILKMIDVVINPQKHIRENGIEVLKYFNIKEPNLNYDIHLNRDHKYSKLIKRKPLVLYNGTASTKSRSIEENVEKRLIEKLRKISWIDFRKIEREKSILDLCGLISQSDLLLTVDTGTSHIGSGFNIPIIIDRCDEQVYPKSSIVLEKDFNDENIDKYVEDILRSLYEIAI